Proteins found in one Kluyveromyces marxianus DMKU3-1042 DNA, complete genome, chromosome 2 genomic segment:
- the CHC1 gene encoding clathrin heavy chain, whose translation MSDLPIEFTELVDLTSLGISSQYLDFRSTTFESDHFVTVRESANGTNTVAIVDLTKGNEVTRKNMGGDSAIMHPSQKVISVRANGTIVQVFNLDTKSKLKSFQLDEPVIFWKWLSEEVLGFITANSLYVSHVFDGNVSAKPVKLTDRHVNLNNTQIINFVANEKLDWFAVVGIIQENGKIAGKIQLFSKARGISQAIDGHVAIFSKILLDGNTEPVQVFVTGNRNVTTGSGELRVIEIDPVQDQPVRYQKKIVDIFFPADAVNDFPISVQVSEKYGIIYVLTKYGFIHLYELETGSNLFVNRITAESVFTATSYNHKNGIACINKKGNVLAVEVDTNQIVPYVLNKLANVSLALTMASRGNLPGAEDLFSKQFDNLLAQGDYSNAAKVAASSQQLRTQTTINKLKNIQAPPGSISPILLYFSTLLDKGKLNQYESIELTRPLLQQDRKQLYEKYLKEDKLQCSEELGDIVKPFDTTLALATYLKAEAHAKVITCLAELQQFDKILPYAAKVNFTPNFIVLISNLMRTNPDKASEFAISLLSNPEVASKLEIEKIADIFFSQNHIQQGTSFLLDALRSNTPDQGHLQTRVLEINLLNAPQVADAILGNNIFSYYDKPTIATLAEKAGLYQRALENYTDIKDIKRCIVHTSAIPAEWLVNFFGKLNVEQSLACLKTLMDDNLEANLQIVIQVATKFSDLIGSQVLIKLFEDYRSNEGLYYYLASLVNLTTDKEVVFKYIQAAVRAGHFQEVERVVRENNVYDPEKVKNFLKDAQLQDQMPLVVVCDRFDMVHDLVLYLYRTKNFKFIEVYVQQVNPSKTAQVVAGLLDVDCDENVIISLLDTVVGQVPIDELTTEVEKRNRLKLLLPFLEKTLQTGAQSQSVYNTLAKIYIDSNNAPEKFLKENDQYDTLNVGRYCEKRDPYLAYIAYEKGQNDDDLIRITNENSMYKYQARYLLARSDSSLWNKVLSSENIHRRQLIDSVISVGIPELTDPEPVSLTVQAFMSNGLKTELIELLEKIILEPSPFNDNPALQGLLLLSAIRYEPNKVSNLIEKLDNYDVDEIAPLCIENGLNEEAFEIYDKHGKHSKALTVIVEDLLELDRAESYADKINTPELWAQLGTAELNALRIPEAIDSYIKAKDPSNFKNVIKAAEDAGKFEELVPFLLMARESLKEPEIDGALILAYAELGKLNEIENLLTVSNVANLEEVGDKLSEHNDYKAAKLCYSAVSNYSKLATTLVYLGDYQNAVDTARKASNVRVWKQVNDACIANREFRLAQICGLNLIVHAEELDELVEVYETNGFFDELISLFEAGLGLERAHMGMFTELAILYTKYNPSKTYEHLKLFWSRINIPKVIRAVEEAHLWPELIFLYAHYDEWDNAALTMIEKSAFNFDHSYFKEIIVKVSNLEIYYKAINFYVKEHPSLLVDLLTVLTPRLDIPRTVRIFSKSDNLPLIKPFLINVLPKNNSVVNQAYHDLMIEEEDYKALQDAVNSYDKFDQLELAARLENHEIIFFKIIGAQLYRRNKKWAKSLSIFKEQQLWKHAIETAAISQSQEIAEDLLKFFIETDNKEAFIASLYSTYHLIRYDFVLEVAWLNNLETYIKPYEISVKKEQNDAINKLSAEFKSKASTDSNSDGQPLLLTNGAIGSQTTGFSNY comes from the coding sequence ATGAGTGATCTTCCCATTGAATTCACCGAGTTGGTGGATCTTACGTCTCTAGGTATCTCCTCTCAATACCTAGACTTCAGATCCACCACTTTCGAATCTGACCATTTCGTTACTGTTAGAGAATCTGCAAACGGCACCAACACAGTGGCAATTGTGGATTTAACAAAGGGTAATGAAGTCACAAGAAAGAACATGGGTGGTGATTCTGCTATCATGCACCCATCGCAAAAGGTTATCTCTGTGAGAGCTAACGGGACCATTGTTCAAGTGTTTAACTTGGACACCAAGTCTAAGTTGAAGTCTTTCCAATTAGACGAACCAGTCATCTTTTGGAAGTGGTTGAGTGAAGAAGTTCTAGGTTTCATCACTGCTAACTCTCTATATGTGTCCCATGTCTTCGATGGCAATGTTTCTGCCAAGCCAGTAAAGTTGACTGACAGACACGTCAACCTAAATAACACCCAGATCATCAACTTCGTTGCTAACGAAAAGCTGGACTGGTTTGCCGTTGTCGGTATTATCCAAGAAAATGGTAAGATTGCCGGTAAGATTCAATTGTTCTCCAAAGCCAGAGGCATCTCACAAGCAATTGATGGTCACGTCGCTATCTTCTCCAAGATTCTTCTAGACGGTAACACTGAACCTGTGCAGGTTTTCGTCACTGGTAACAGAAACGTCACCACCGGTTCAGGTGAACTACGTGTCATTGAAATTGACCCAGTTCAAGATCAGCCAGTTAGATaccagaaaaaaatagttgatatcttcttccCAGCTGATGCGGTAAACGACTTCCCAATTTCCGTACAAGTCTCTGAAAAATATGGTATCATCTACGTGTTAACCAAATACGGTTTCATCCATCTATACGAATTGGAAACTGGTTCAAACCTTTTCGTCAACAGAATCACCGCAGAATCCGTGTTTACTGCAACAAGCTATAACCACAAGAATGGTATCGCATGTATCAATAAAAAAGGTAATGTGTTGGCTGTCGAAGTTGACACTAACCAAATAGTTCCATACgtcttgaacaagttgGCAAACGTTTCCCTCGCGTTAACAATGGCTTCAAGAGGAAACCTACCAGGTGCAGAGGATTTGTTCTCAAAGCAATTCGATAATTTGTTGGCACAAGGTGACTACAGCAATGCCGCTAAGGTGGCTGCATCTTCTCAACAATTGAGAACGCAAACCACCATCaataaattgaaaaatattcaaGCTCCTCCAGGCTCAATTTCTCCAATTTTGCTATACTTCTCCACGTTGTTGGATAAGGGTAAATTGAACCAATACGAGTCCATTGAGTTGACTAGACCACTTTTGCAACAAGATAGAAAGCAATTGTATGAGAAGTATCTAAAGGAGGACAAGCTACAGTGTTCTGAAGAGCTAGGTGACATTGTCAAACCTTTCGATACTACTCTAGCCTTGGCCACTTATTTGAAGGCTGAAGCACATGCCAAGGTTATCACTTGTTTGGCAGAATTGCAACAATTTGACAAGATTCTGCCTTACGCAGCAAAGGTTAACTTCACTCCTAACTTTATTGTCTTGATTTCAAATTTAATGAGAACAAACCCAGACAAAGCCAGTGAATTTGCTATTAGCTTGCTGTCCAACCCAGAAGTCGCTTCTAAGCtagaaattgaaaagattgCGGATATCTTCTTTAGTCAAAACCACATTCAACAAGGTACTTCTTTCTTATTAGATGCATTGCGTAGCAACACACCAGACCAGGGTCATCTACAGACAAGAGTTTTGGAAATTAACCTTTTGAATGCACCACAAGTTGCAGATGCTATCTTGGGTAACAACATATTCTCCTATTATGACAAGCCAACAATTGCCACCTTAGCTGAAAAGGCCGGATTGTATCAAAGAGCTTTGGAAAACTACACTGATATCAAGGATATTAAGAGATGTATTGTCCACACCTCTGCTATTCCAGCTGAATGGTTGGTGAACTTCTTTGGTAAGTTGAATGTTGAACAATCTTTGGCTTGTCTAAAAACTTTGATGGATGATAACTTGGAAGCTAATCTACAAATTGTTATTCAAGTCGCCACAAAGTTCTCGGATCTAATTGGCTCGCAGGTTTTGATCAAATTGTTCGAGGATTATAGATCGAATGAAGGTTTATACTATTACTTGGCATCCCTAGTCAATTTGACAACCGACAAAGAGGTTGTCTTCAAATACATCCAAGCTGCTGTTAGAGCTGGTCATTTCCAGGAAGTTGAAAGAGTTGTCAGAGAAAATAATGTTTACGATCCAGAAAAGGTTAAAAACTTCTTAAAGGACGCTCAATTGCAAGACCAAATGCctttggttgttgtttgtgATCGTTTCGATATGGTCCATGACTTGGTCCTATATTTGTACAGAACAaagaatttcaaatttatcGAAGTTTACGTTCAACAAGTTAACCCATCCAAGACTGCCCAAGTTGTTGCCGGTTTATTGGATGTGGACTGTGATGAAAATGTTATTATATCTCTATTGGATACTGTTGTCGGACAAGTCccaattgatgaattgaCAACTGAAgtggaaaagagaaacagaTTGAAACTCCTATTGCCATTCTTGGAAAAAACTTTGCAAACCGGTGCCCAAAGCCAATCTGTTTACAACACATTGGCTAAGATTTATATTGATTCTAACAATGCTCCAGAAAAGTTCTTAAAGGAGAATGATCAATATGACACTTTGAATGTTGGTCGTTACTGTGAAAAGAGAGATCCATACTTGGCCTATATCGCCTATGAAAAGGGTCAAAATGACGATGACTTGATCAGAATCACCAACGAAAACAGCATGTACAAATACCAAGCCAGATATTTGTTGGCTCGTTCCGACTCAAGTTTGTGGAACAAGGTCTTATCTTCTGAAAACATTCACAGACGTCAATTAATCGACTCTGTTATTAGTGTTGGTATTCCTGAACTAACTGATCCAGAGCCAGTGTCTTTAACTGTGCAGGCATTTATGTCAAACGGCCTAAAGACCGAATTGATcgaattgttggaaaagaTTATTTTAGAACCTTCTCCATTCAATGACAATCCAGCTCTTCAAGGTCTATTGTTATTGTCTGCAATCAGATACGAACCTAACAAGGTTAGTAACTTGATTGAAAAACTTGACAACTAcgatgttgatgaaattgcTCCATTGTGTATAGAAAATGGTTTGAATGAAGAAGCATTCGAAATCTATGACAAGCATGGAAAGCATAGCAAAGCTTTGACTGTTATTGTCGAAGACCTTCTAGAATTGGACAGAGCCGAATCCTATGCAGACAAAATAAACACACCAGAATTGTGGGCTCAATTGGGTACTGCTGAATTGAATGCACTACGTATTCCAGAAGCCATTGATTCTTATATTAAGGCAAAGGATCCTTCTAACTTCAAGAATGTTATCAAGGCTGCTGAAGATGCTGGcaaatttgaagaacttgtacCATTTTTATTGATGGCCAGGGAATCTCTCAAGGAACCAGAAATTGACGGTGCTTTGATCTTGGCTTATGCTGAATTAGGAAAGTTGAATGAAATTGAGAATCTATTGACTGTATCGAATGTTGCTAActtggaagaagttggtGATAAATTATCCGAACACAATGATTACAAAGCAGCAAAATTATGTTACTCTGCTGTTTCCAACTATTCTAAACTAGCTACGACTCTTGTGTATTTGGGTGACTACCAAAATGCTGTTGACACTGCAAGAAAGGCTTCTAACGTTAGAGTCTGGAAGCAAGTCAATGACGCTTGTATTGCTAACAGGGAATTTAGATTGGCCCAAATTTGTGGTTTGAACTTGATTGTCCATGCTGAAGAACTTGACGAGTTGGTTGAGGTCTATGAGACAAACGGATTCTTCGACGAATTAATCTCCTTATTCGAAGCAGGTCTAGGTTTGGAAAGAGCACACATGGGTATGTTTACAGAATTGGCTATCCTTTACACTAAGTACAACCCATCAAAGACTTATGAGCATTTAAAGTTATTCTGGTCTCGTATTAACATTCCAAAGGTGATCAGAGCCGTGGAAGAAGCACACTTGTGGCCTGAACTGATCTTCTTATATGCTCATTATGATGAATGGGATAATGCTGCTTTGACTATGATTGAAAAGTCCGCTTTCAACTTTGATCATTCATACTTCAAAGAGATTATTGTTAAAGTCTCTAATTTGGAAATATATTACAAGGCTATCAACTTCTATGTGAAGGAACATCCTTCATTGCTTGTGGACTTGTTAACTGTTCTAACACCAAGATTGGATATTCCTAGAACAGTCAGAATTTTCTCAAAATCTGATAACCTACCTTTGATTAAGCCATTCTTGATCAATGTATTGCCAAAGAACAATTCTGTTGTGAACCAAGCATACCATGATTTAATgatcgaagaagaagattacAAGGCTCTACAAGATGCTGTCAACTCTTATGATAAATTCGATCAATTGGAATTAGCTGCTCGTTTGGAAAACCATGAAATTATCTTCTTTAAGATTATTGGAGCTCAACTATACCGTAGAAATAAGAAATGGGCAAAGAGTTTATCTATCTTCAAGGAACAGCAACTATGGAAACATGCAATTGAAACCGCTGCTATTTCCCAAAGCCAAGAGATTGCAGAAGATCTTCTaaagttcttcattgaAACAGACAACAAAGAAGCATTCATTGCATCTTTATACTCCACTTATCACTTGATCAGATACGACTTCGTTCTTGAAGTTGCATGGTTGAATAACCTTGAAACATACATCAAGCCATATGAAATATCTGTTaaaaaggaacaaaatGATGCAATCAACAAACTTTCTGCTGAATTCAAGTCTAAGGCTTCTACTGACTCCAACTCTGATGGTCAGCCATTGCTACTAACAAACGGTGCAATTGGATCACAAACAACTGGATTCTCTAACTACTAA